A window from bacterium encodes these proteins:
- a CDS encoding tetratricopeptide repeat protein has protein sequence MNKRLIWVNLILIILLSSGCVALPHKPTPKTPQEIARALEQENFDLATAYNKAGMLEEALYFSKEVLKLNPQHQQAQELRDKILDELKKEKTPPTPEEPKQEPLPSLKEIQPLPAKEISPLKEKEAIAEIEGLPEKEVKLEIKKVPTQKPPAVPELPFFEFAKELRTKRLYADAITELSNILNDYPNTPLREKIDFELANNYFDQAQYDKALNLFSQIMTQKKDLQYDAQLMLAKCYEKTGDHEKAKIEYLRLIKRLNILTLPKIEEVSKEVTALKSILDKTTPLPQKKEDLEAEAHFGVGNVSRARREYRQALVEYDNTIKKSPKSPVSADAAFYIADIYDNVIELRDYEQAVNAYTRVISDYPDSKWIDRAKERKKYLIDNYL, from the coding sequence ATGAACAAAAGGTTAATATGGGTTAATCTTATTTTAATAATCTTGTTATCCAGTGGCTGTGTCGCACTACCTCATAAGCCTACTCCTAAAACCCCACAAGAGATAGCCAGAGCATTAGAACAGGAGAATTTTGACCTGGCTACGGCATACAACAAAGCCGGGATGTTGGAAGAAGCATTATATTTCTCTAAGGAGGTATTGAAGTTAAATCCACAACATCAACAGGCTCAGGAGCTTCGAGATAAGATATTAGATGAATTAAAAAAGGAGAAAACACCACCTACACCTGAAGAACCAAAACAAGAACCTTTACCCTCTTTAAAAGAGATTCAGCCGCTTCCCGCTAAAGAAATATCGCCTCTAAAAGAAAAAGAGGCTATTGCTGAAATTGAGGGATTACCTGAAAAGGAAGTAAAGTTAGAGATAAAAAAAGTGCCGACACAAAAACCTCCTGCGGTGCCCGAGTTACCTTTTTTTGAATTTGCTAAAGAATTACGCACAAAAAGGTTATATGCGGATGCTATTACAGAACTCTCAAATATATTAAACGATTATCCAAATACTCCTTTAAGAGAAAAGATAGATTTTGAATTAGCCAATAATTATTTTGACCAGGCTCAATACGATAAGGCGTTAAATCTTTTCTCTCAAATTATGACACAAAAAAAAGACCTTCAATATGATGCTCAATTAATGCTTGCAAAATGTTATGAAAAAACAGGAGACCATGAAAAAGCAAAGATAGAATATCTAAGATTGATTAAGCGTTTGAATATTCTTACACTTCCTAAAATAGAAGAAGTAAGTAAAGAAGTTACGGCATTAAAATCTATTTTAGACAAAACTACACCGCTTCCCCAAAAAAAGGAAGATTTAGAAGCAGAAGCTCATTTTGGTGTTGGGAATGTGTCTCGTGCAAGAAGGGAATATCGCCAGGCATTAGTCGAATATGATAATACAATAAAAAAATCTCCAAAATCTCCAGTCTCGGCAGATGCGGCTTTTTATATTGCGGATATTTATGATAATGTCATAGAACTCAGGGATTATGAGCAGGCAGTAAATGCCTACACT
- a CDS encoding alanine--glyoxylate aminotransferase family protein — translation MGKKYYLMSPGPTSVPPEVSLAEAKPILHHRTKDFEAVLGKVNEEIKYLFQTQNDVFTFASSGTGAMESAVANLLCAGDTALVVRGGKFGERWGNICKAYGVNFIPLDIEWGCAVSANEIEAKLKENPNIKAVFTTLCETSTATLMPIKEIGEVVAKTTACLVVDAVSGLGVDEFRMDEWNVDVAAVGSQKGLMIPPGLAFAAVSPRAMAMSKTSTLPKFYFSFAAYKKGLESGEPPYTPPVSLIYALRQALDMIKQETIEKVWQRHAILAQATRAGITALGLRLLSKSPANGLTAAFGPGEDDGGIIVKKYSQLGITVAGGQDHLKGKIFRVAHMGYAEMFDVIMAISALEMILMDIGYKFEIGAGVKAAEEALQKLSG, via the coding sequence ATGGGTAAAAAGTATTATCTGATGTCGCCAGGACCTACCTCAGTTCCACCAGAGGTAAGTTTAGCTGAGGCAAAACCGATTCTTCACCATCGGACAAAGGACTTTGAAGCGGTGCTTGGTAAGGTAAATGAGGAGATAAAATATCTATTCCAGACACAAAATGATGTTTTTACCTTTGCTTCATCAGGAACAGGGGCAATGGAATCAGCCGTGGCAAATCTGCTCTGTGCCGGTGATACTGCTCTGGTTGTTCGAGGTGGAAAATTCGGTGAACGGTGGGGAAATATCTGTAAGGCTTATGGTGTTAATTTTATTCCTTTAGACATAGAATGGGGTTGTGCGGTTAGCGCCAATGAGATTGAGGCTAAATTAAAGGAGAACCCAAATATAAAGGCGGTATTTACTACCCTGTGTGAGACCTCTACGGCAACCCTTATGCCGATTAAAGAAATTGGTGAGGTAGTTGCCAAAACTACTGCGTGTCTGGTGGTAGATGCGGTTAGCGGTCTGGGCGTGGATGAATTCAGGATGGATGAGTGGAATGTCGATGTCGCCGCAGTTGGCTCTCAAAAGGGCTTGATGATTCCACCAGGATTGGCTTTTGCCGCAGTTAGCCCCAGGGCAATGGCAATGAGTAAAACTTCGACCTTACCTAAATTCTATTTCTCTTTTGCGGCGTATAAAAAAGGATTGGAATCTGGTGAACCGCCTTATACCCCTCCTGTTTCTTTGATTTATGCCTTGCGACAGGCACTTGATATGATTAAACAGGAAACTATAGAAAAGGTATGGCAAAGACATGCCATTTTGGCACAAGCTACCCGCGCCGGAATTACAGCATTAGGCTTACGACTCCTATCAAAAAGCCCGGCAAATGGACTGACGGCGGCTTTTGGACCTGGAGAAGATGACGGCGGGATTATTGTTAAAAAATATAGCCAATTAGGGATAACCGTAGCCGGCGGTCAGGACCATCTCAAAGGAAAAATATTTAGAGTTGCTCACATGGGTTATGCAGAGATGTTTGATGTCATCATGGCTATCTCTGCCTTAGAAATGATATTAATGGACATAGGCTATAAATTTGAGATTGGTGCCGGGGTAAAAGCCGCTGAGGAGGCACTTCAAAAACTATCTGGTTAG